A genomic stretch from Aedes albopictus strain Foshan chromosome 2, AalbF5, whole genome shotgun sequence includes:
- the LOC134288270 gene encoding uncharacterized protein K02A2.6-like, with protein MRIGNVKLGKISMNQNALQMEEARPIPPFRCESMEKQKLSREWESWKGSLECYFDAYSITDQRIMKAKLLHLGGVELQKVFRSLPDHDKFPIVALDPKYYDLAIDVLDAYFRPGKQDVIERRKLRQLKQEVGEKFSHFLIRLRQQAANCGFEKYHTDVGEVLREIYLIDIIVENCRSEELRRSILKKDRKLAEIEEIAACIEGTEQQLKDLKEATSIVRETSVFEVQGRKQLFRDRNKVTESTSGTMNFRSTSGQSNWRNTNVSCFACGTPGHISKSPNCPARGRTCRHCKKLGHYEATCRKRKADVAVGIKPKKVFSVGNKHENTEPRLEKSESTTGETEKVYYAFYGGNESNVLPGVVGGVPIELLVDSGADVNLIKFETWEAMKEKRVRVSRSVKGCNKTLKGYGNDRPLDVIGSFVADITVGSKTATAEFFVVKGGQKNLLGDATAKRLGVLKIGLDINQVDASMRPFTKITDVQAHIRMNQQFKPVFQPLRRVPIPMEEAVNKKLDQLLARDIIEVKTGPATWVSPLVIVGKASGEPRICLDLRRVNEAVVRERFPMPVVEEYLARIGKGRVWSKLDIREAFHQVELAEDSRDVTTFITSRGLFRFKRLPFGLVTAPEIFQRVMEEMLSGCEGCYWYLDDVIIEGETQEAHDTNLEKVM; from the coding sequence ATGAGAATCGGAAACGTGAAATTGGGCAAAATATCAATGAATCAAAATGCTTTACAGATGGAGGAAGCAAGACCGATACCACCCTTCAGATGCGAATCGATGGAGAAACAGAAGCTGTCTCGTGAATGGGAGTCCTGGAAAGGATCATTAGAATGTTACTTCGATGCGTATTCCATTACAGATCAACGTATCATGAAGGCGAAGCTACTCCATTTGGGCGGGGTAGAGCTTCAAAAGGTATTTCGAAGCTTGCCAGATCACGATAAATTTCCCATTGTGGCTCTGGACCCAAAATACTATGATTTGGCTATCGACGTTCTGGATGCGTACTTCCGTCCAGGAAAACAAGATGTGATTGAAAGAAGGAAGCTCCGTCAATTGAAGCAGGAGGTGGGAGAAAAGTTTTCACACTTTTTGATTCGGCTTCGCCAGCAAGCTGCAAATTGCGGGTTTGAGAAATACCATACTGATGTGGGTGAGGTCTTGAGAGAAATCTATCTAATCGACATTATTGTGGAGAATTGCCGTTCTGAAGAACTAAGGCGGAGTATTTTGAAGAAAGATCGTAAGCTTGCTGAGATCGAGGAAATCGCCGCATGCATTGAAGGCACAGAACAACAGTTGAAGGACTTGAAGGAGGCAACATCAATTGTTCGTGAAACGTCAGTATTTGAGGTTCAAGGTCGGAAACAGTTGTTCCGGGATAGAAACAAGGTGACTGAGTCGACAAGTGGAACAATGAATTTTCGATCTACTTCCGGTCAATCAAATTGGAGAAACACGAATGTGTCCTGTTTTGCTTGTGGTACACCAGGGCATATTTCTAAGTCACCAAATTGTCCTGCCAGAGGCCGCACATGCCGTCACTGCAAGAAGTTGGGTCATTACGAAGCTACGTGTCGCAAACGGAAAGCCGATGTCGCGGTCGGAATAAAGCCGAAAAAGGTATTCAGCGTTGGAAACAAACATGAAAACACCGAACCAAGACTGGAAAAGTCAGAGTCTACTACTGGAGAAACAGAGAAAGTCTATTATGCTTTCTATGGGGGAAATGAGTCCAATGTGCTTCCCGGAGTAGTTGGCGGTGTGCCAATTGAGCTATTGGTAGATTCTGGGGCGGATGTCAATCTGATTAAGTTCGAAACTTGGGAAGCAATGAAAGAGAAGAGAGTTCGCGTTAGCAGATCGGTCAAAGGATGCAACAAGACATTGAAAGGATATGGTAATGACAGGCCGCTAGACGTTATTGGATCTTTTGTTGCTGATATTACTGTCGGTTCCAAAACTGCAACTGCTGAGTTCTTTGTGGTGAAAGGTGGCCAGAAAAACCTTTTGGGAGATGCAACCGCAAAGCGACTGGGTGTTCTAAAGATCGGTTTGGATATCAATCAGGTTGACGCGTCGATGAGACCTTTCACTAAGATTACTGATGTTCAGGCCCACATTCGAATGAATCAGCAATTCAAACCGGTTTTCCAACCGCTTCGCAGGGTTCCAATCCCTATGGAGGAGGCGGTGAACAAAAAGCTAGACCAACTCTTGGCTCGTGATATCATAGAAGTGAAAACTGGACCAGCGACTTGGGTCTCACCTTTGGTGATTGTTGGAAAAGCTTCTGGCGAGCCTCGTATTTGCTTGGATTTGAGGAGAGTTAATGAGGCTGTGGTACGTGAACGCTTTCCCATGCCAGTAGTCGAGGAGTACCTCGCCCGGATCGGCAAAGGCAGAGTTTGGAGCAAACTAGATATTCGGGAAGCATTCCACCAAGTGGAGCTGGCAGAGGATTCCAGGGACGTAACAACTTTCATAACCAGCCGTGGTCTTTTTCGCTTCAAGCGTCTACCCTTCGGGTTGGTAACAGCTCCTGAAATCTTCCAACGTGTGATGGAGGAGATGCTGTCGGGATGTGAAGGTTGCTATTGGTATTTGGACGACGTGATTATCGAAGGGGAGACACAGGAGGCTCATGATACTAACTTGGAGAAGGTAATGTAA
- the LOC109398105 gene encoding RAB6-interacting golgin, which produces MSKQFVGFSDDDIYKITRQTNGKDSAKNISRPHQKPVRLGEKKPPAKSVPAKEHVQTQPADSSTTTSCVDSSIYPNHPIQQAVAFKPLPAMMNAPEDESILILPKQLSGGVSLMPGSAAGAAVHTVVPDSPVLEGLPASTPMTKGSTPDSATPFKGMSLKDFEQQRKLMQEQNRQKRDMLQKVIEQHAQKTAAEANKLQEIKTELGKLDSELATDVAILRKQIDAASLHFSNVEKNYLNIENLFLKAKVELHQALERKEMLTEHLCTIISHNEERKAKRLSELMEKVGLSLNGEFDDSSINGDSNASSVSSTVETPQK; this is translated from the exons atGTCGAAGCAATTTGTTGGTTTTTCTGACGACGATATTTATAAAATCACCCGGCAAACCAATGGCAAAGATTCAG CAAAGAACATTTCGCGTCCCCATCAAAAGCCCGTTCGGCTAGGCGAGAAAAAACCTCCCGCGAAATCGGTTCCAGCAAAAGAGCATGTGCAAACGCAGCCCGCCGACAGCAGTACAACCACCAGTTGCGTCGATTCTAGCATTTACCCAAACCATCCGATTCAACAGGCGGTCGCATTCAAACCGTTGCCCGCCATGATGAACGCACCGGAAGATGAATCCATACTGATACTGCCGAAACAACTGTCGGGCGGTGTGAGTTTGATGCCTGGTAGCGCTGCTGGTGCAGCTGTTCACACGGTGGTGCCGGATAGCCCAGTGTTAGAGGGATTGCCTGCATCTACTCCGATGACGAAAGGTTCCACTCCGGATTCGGCTACTCCCTTCAAAGGAATGTCCCTGAAGGATTTCGAACAGCAAAGGAAACTCATGCAGGAGCAGAACCGACAAAAACGCGACATGCTGCAAAAAGTTATAGAACAACA TGCACAAAAGACTGCTGCTGAAGCTAACAAGCTGCAAGAAATCAAAACGGAATTGGGCAAATTGGACTCGGAGTTAGCAACTGATGTAGCAATTCTTAGAAAACAGATAGATGCTGCCAGTCTACACTTTTCTAACGTTGA gaAAAATTACCTCAACATCGAAAATCTCTTCCTCAAAGCGAAAGTTGAACTGCACCAGGCTCTTGAGCGTAAGGAAATGCTAACCGAGCATCTTTGTACGATCATTTCGCACAATGAAGAACGCAAGGCAAAACGCCTGTCGGAACTGATGGAAAAGGTCGGCCTATCTTTGAATGGAGAATTTGACGATAGCAGTATCAACGGTGATTCGAATGCGTCCAGTGTTTCCTCTACGGTTGAAACGCCGCAAAAGTGA